In one window of Oryza sativa Japonica Group chromosome 9, ASM3414082v1 DNA:
- the LOC4346494 gene encoding uncharacterized protein → MYRAEKRGGINGLVVSHSAVDMFSMTIIENSRHRDGSIYRNKAFEGHFCITNRDETRLEPMMFSEPTDCRPSWETCSMHSACAMMQIFSLKLAKIPIDNDCIQLYGYIAVRDDLDKLLNYVVNYSRDNPIIMRQGDLIEMTGPKRGISMCCSVLLEFDMRIKKGEQEKDDLQLIDGAIDYIGLITATFPFTKRINGDCGAVDITLARVYWAVEATIQVIISDVQSGFNLYLSSLCFVSDVWKEIQLFNGPIGESCGLRRYVVAVSLDTWMHLKLKVGQKGSNHYVERYCSFKAINHGCSSQQILGELASISMKVTWSTLLD, encoded by the exons ATGTATCGAGCAGAGAAGAGAGGGGGAATTAATGGGCTCGTTGTTAGCCATTCCGCTGTTGACATGTTCTCGATGACAATCATTGAGAATTCAAGACACCGTGATGGTTCTATATATAGAAATAAGGCCTTTGAAGGACATTTCTGTATCACTAACCGCGATGAGA CTCGGTTGGAGCCAATGATGTTCTCGGAGCCAACAGATTGCCGACCTAGTTGGGAAACTTGCAGTATGCATTCAGCATGTGCCATGATGCAAATTTTCTCACTAAAGTTGGCTAAAATTCCTATTGACAATGACTGCATACAATTATATGGATACATAGCAGTGCGGGATGATTTGGATAAATTGCTTAATTATGTTGTCAACTATAGCAGGGATAATCCCATCATTATGCGGCAG GGAGATCTGATTGAAATGACTGGCCCCAAGCGAGGCATATCAATGTGTTGCTCTGTTCTATTGGAGTTTGACATGAGGATAAAAAAAGGAGAGCAAGAAAAAGATGACCTACAGTTAATTGATGGAGCAATAGATTATATCGGGCTAATTACAGCAACGTTTCCATTCACAAAACGCATTAATGGTGATTGTGGTGCAGTTGATATCACTTTAGCACGTGTTTACTGGGCCGTAGAGGCCACCATACAAGTTATCATATCAGATGTGCAAAGTGGTTTCAATTTATATCTCAGTTCCTTGTGTTTTGTTAGTGATGTATGGAAAGAAATTCAACTCTTCAATGGCCCTATTGGTGAGTCATGTGGCTTAAGAAGATATGTGGTTGCTGTATCCTTGGACACTTGGATGCATTTGAAGTTGAAGGTAGGCCAAAAAGGCTCTAACCATTATGTTGAACGCTATTGTTCTTTCAAAGCAATCAACCATGGATGTTCCAGTCAACAAATATTGGGTGAGCTTGCATCTATCTCGATGAAGGTGACCTGGTCAACTTTACTAGATTAA